In Ovis canadensis isolate MfBH-ARS-UI-01 breed Bighorn chromosome 15, ARS-UI_OviCan_v2, whole genome shotgun sequence, the genomic stretch CTTCCTCTTAGCTCGGTTACTTCACGACGTTGTCCTAGCCCGCTCCTCAAGCTCAGTGAGGTCATTCCTTCCCTATGATCTATTTCAGGACAAAGaaagaaggtgaagtcgctcagtcgtgtccgactctttgcgaccccgtggactgtagcccaccaggctcctccgtccatgggattctccaggcaagaatactggggtggattgccatttccttctccaggggatcttcctgacccagggaatgaacccaggtttcctgtgctgtaggcagacactttactgtctgagccaccagggaagtctaacatTAAAAACCATTCCAGGATAAAGTCAACATCAAAAATTTCCCCATGGGATTTATGTATGtacttttattgaggtatagttgatgtccAGTATTATATGTTCAAGTGTGCAATATAGGGATTCTCAATGTAAAGGCTGTATTTcgtttatagttattataaaacattggccATATTTCTTGTGCTATATCCTGCAGAGATAAATAAGCTGTCTAagtttgtagcttatttattttatacctggtagcttgtacctcttaatcccctgccCCTAACTTGCCCCTCttgctcctctctccccatgggTAACCACTAGTCTGACCTtggcatctgtgagtctgtttttgttctgACGTAGTCATTcgtttgtttcattttgattccacagataagtgataaCATGcagcatttctctttctctgccttatGTCAGTAAGCAGGATACTCTaagtgtccaccagcagatgagtGATAAGGAAGAAGTATACAGACTCCGTGGAATAgtcttcagccataaaaaagaatgaaaatgtgcCATTTGCACCAATATGAATGGACTTGAAGGGTATGAACCCCTAGTATTTATTAACCCAATCATGATAAATACTATAGAGGGATTATCTAATTTGAATTTCCACTGCAACCCTGTTAGCTGGGTTCTTTTGTATTTGAAGTCAGGAATGCTTGACCAGGAAACTGAGCTCTTACCTCCCATGGTAAAGCGCGTCTACTGGAAGTGCCCCAGATGCAGGCTGTTCTCGCCGAAGTCCGAGATTTTATCCTTTTTCTACATCTTCCCTTTTATCTCACCAACTTATGCTTATTTTTCAGGTTCCAATTTAACCAGCtctgcctccaggaagccttccctgattctTGAAGACGGGTTGCACTCCCCATTAACATTCCGTCTTATTTCTGTCTAGAACTTTTCACTTTGTCCTGGAATGATTTGTTTTCTGGAAGCCCTCACAGGctgtacattttctttctttttcttttgagagtTAGGGTGAgctcttgattttattttcctctccgGAAGTGAAAGATCCTTCAGTCCAGTATCTCACAGTTTCTCCCTGAATTGTCCTTACCTACGAGGCTATGAGACCCCTCAGTCATGCAGCCGGGCACCCCCAACCAGACCCACAGGACGGAATTTGTCTTGCTGGGCTTCGCTGAGGCGCACGAGACACGCCTCTTCCTCTTTGCCCTCTTCCTCACCATGTACCTGCTCACCTTGCTGGAGAACTTGGCCATCATCGTGGTGGTGGGCTTGGACCACCGCCTCCATAGGCCCATGTATTTCTTCCTGACGCACTTGTCCTGCCTTGAAATCGGGTACACGTCAGTCACGGCGCCCAAGATGCTGGCGGGTCTCCTCGGGGTGGCTGGAGGCCAGAGGATCTCCTACACGGGCTGCCTCTCCCAGCTTTTCGTCTTCACCTTCCTCGGCGCCACCGAGTGCTTCCTGCTGGCGGCCATGGCCTACGACCGCTACGTGGCCATCTGCCTGCCTCTCCGGTACGGGGCCCTGGTGTCCTGGGGCACCTGCGTCCGGCTGGCTGCCGCGTGTTGGCTGGGGGGCTTCCTCACCCCCGTGTTGCCCGTCTACCTCACGTCCCGACTGACGTTCTGTGGCCCCAACGTCATCGACCACTTCTTCTGCGACGCCTCGCCGCTGCTGGCCCTGGCCTGCTCGGACGTCGCCCCGAAGGAGACCGCAGACCTCCTGGTCTCCCTGGCCGTGCTCCTGGCCTCCTCCGCGGTCATCGCCGCGTCCTACAGCCGCATCGTCTGGACGCTGCTTTGGATCCACGCGGCTGCGGAGCGCAGGAAGGCCTTCTCCACCTGCGCGGCCCACCTGGCCGTGGTGAGCCTCTTCTACGGCACTCTCTTCTTCATGTATGTCCGCACCGGAGCGGCCTCTTCCATCAGCTTCAACAAGGTGGTGTCCATCTTCTACTCCATCGTCACGCCCATGCTCAACCCCCTCATCTACAGCCTTCGAAACCAAGAGGTGAAGGGAGCTCTGGGAAGAGccttctcctgcaggtcttggaaaGGTCAGTGAGGAGGCAGGtgttgggtggggggtgggatccTTGCCTAGCTTTTTAGAAGGAGAGTGGTGAGGGCTCTGGAATGGAACAGAGGCTTAGGAGGCACGAGTTatggattcaattcagttcagttcattccagttgctcagtcatgttcgactctttgctgccccatggactgcagcacggcaggcctccctgtccatcaccaactcccggagtttactcaaactcatgtccattgaaccggtgatgccatccaacaatctcatcctctgtctcccccttctcctcctgccttcaatctttcccagcatcaggggctttcccagtgagtcagttcttcgcatcaggtggccaaaggatttgagtttcagcttcagcatcagtctttccaatgaatattcaggactgatttcctttaggatggactggttggatctccttgctgtccaacggactctcaagagtcttctccaacaccacagtttaaaagcatcaattctttggtgctcaactttctttatagtccaactctcacctctctacatgactactggaaaaactgaagcTTTGACTACATgcacctttgttgataaagtaatgtctatgctttttaatatgctaagttggtcataacttttcttccaaggagtaagcctctttttatttcatggcttcggtcaccatctgcagtgattttggagcctccaaaataaagtccctcactgtttccattgtttccccatctatttgctatgaagtgatgggaggagaaggggatgacagaggatgagatggctgggtggcatcactgactcgatggacgtgagtctgagtgactccaggagttggtgatggacagggaggcctggtgtgctgcaattcatgggatcgcagagtcagacacaactgagcgactgaactgaactgaactgatgggaccagatgccatgatcttagttttctgaatgctgagttttaagcccactttttcacactcctctttcactttcatcaagaggctctttagttctttgatttctgccataagggtggtgttatctgcatatctgaggttattgctatttctcctggcagtcttgattccagcttgtgcttcatccagcccattgtttctcatgatgtactctgcttataagttatgGATTGTGTATTGAAGTAAAATGCTACTTCTGCTATGACAAGAAACTCCTAACTATATTAGCTTAAAGAAGGAGACTTCCTCTTTCCTGCCAGAGTCCGAGGTGCGTGCTCCATGTTGGTGGCTGGCTCTGCTCAAGAGGCATCCGAGGATCCAGGTTCCTtgtatctttctgtttttttgtggAGGAAGCTCTCTGCCTCCAGTCAGCACCACATGCTTCTCTTTctcatcatttcttcttttcctttttaaataaattgatccaattatttttatttgatttaattttttctttttaaacccttTCGTTGTGAAATATAAAACACAGAGAGGAGGGACGTCTcttatggtccagtggttaagacttcgccttccgaGGCAGGGGGTGAGTGTTCGATCTCTGGCCGAGAAGCTAATTTCCCATCTGCCTTGTGGCTGAAAACCTGAGACCTGAAACAGAAGCAGTGATGTACAGATTCAGTACAGATCGTAAAAGGGTCCACAGGAAAAAATCTTTAGAAAAGCACATTTAGCAAAGTGAGCACAACATAACCACATAGCTTAAGGGACTGCACAGTGAGCAACAGGTTAATACACTGAATACACAGAAGTTAACCATCACGGGTacccccaatgctgggaaagatcgaaggtgggaggagaaggggacgacagagatgtgatggttggatggcatcaccgactcaacggacatgagtttgagtgaactccaggagtcggtgatggacagggaggcctggcgtgctgcagtccatggggttgcaaagaattggacaggactgggcGGCTGACCTGAACTGGTGCCCTCAAAACCTGCCTTCAGCAGACCTCTTCCCAATCACAGTCTCCTCTTCCCCCAAATGGTAACCACTATTTGGACTTCCATAGTTGTCTTACCTTTTCTCTTCTGAGAGTTTAAAGCCTAAGAAAGCAAGCCTCAACACTATATGGTTCACCTTGAACAACGCTTAGGGGCACTGACTCTCCAAATGGTCAAAAGTCAAAGTATAACTTATAGCTGGCCCTCCGTATGCAAGGTTCCTTGGTAACCATgcttctgttatttttatttaaacatttttgggtATAGTCGATTCACAAAGtcgtgttactttcaggtgtaaagtaaagtgaatcagttatacatacgcaCATACCCACccttttccagattcttctccCACATAGGCCGTTACAGAGccctgagtagagctccctgggCTGCGCAGCAGGTCCTTGCTAATTATCTGTTTTATCtgtagcagtgtgtatgtgtcagtcttgaaagggaaagtgaagttgctcactcatgtccgactctttgcgaccccatggactgtagcccactaggctcctctgtccatggaattcgccaggcgagaatactggagtagatggccatttccctctccaggggaccttcccggcccagagatcaaactcaggtctcccacgttgcacgTCAGTCTTGACCTCCTAGTTCATCCTCCCCATCCTCTGGCAATCGTAAGTGTATTATCTACATATGTTAACTctatttttgcttctttgcatcttTAGGGTCAACGTCCCCTTGAATGTTGGCAAACTAAGGCCAAATCTATTCCAGCTCTTATTTACAGCAACCTGTGAGCTAAGAatagtttttaaactttaaatggtTGATCACAAATCAAAAGTATAATACTATTTCATGACCTGTAAACATTTTATAAGATTAAAATTTCAGTGTCTGTAAATCAAGTTTCACCAGAACTCAGTCATACTTATGAAGATTGTCTAGGCTGCTCTTGTGCTCCAGTGACAGGAGTGAGTCATGACAGGGACCATTTGCCAGTCCCCAGGGGCTTTCTTACTCCTTCCCTGACCAACATTTGGTCCCGCTGGACAAGAAGGGTGGTGTtcctgttcagccactaagtcgtctctgactctttgtgaccccaaggactgcagcgtgccaggcttccctgtacttcactgtctcccaaagcttgctcaaactcatgtcggtgactccatccaaccatctcatcctctgtcgtccccttctcctcctgccctcaatctttcccggcatcagggactttcctaatgagtcagctctttgcatcaggtggccaaagtactggcgcttcagcttcagagtcagtccttccaatgaatattcaagaccgatttcctttaggattgactgatttgatctccttgcagtccaagggactctcaagagtcttctccagcaccaccgttcGAAAGtgtcaactctttggtgctcagccttctttatggtccaactctcacatccatacatgaccactggaaaaaccataggtttggctgtacagacctttgtaggcaaagtgatgtctctgctttttaatatgctatctaggtttgccacagcttttcttccaaggatcaagaaGGGTGAGAATACAGCACAGAGGGGAGAGAGCCGGCCTCTTAGTTTTTCCACTAGATGTGGCAATCATCATTTTTACTCACGTTTCTTGGGGAGAAGGTAGCCACAGGTCACATCTAATTGCAAGGTGGCacgatggtaaataatccacctgcactgcaggagatgcaagagacgtgggttcaatctctggatcaggaagattccctggagtagggactggaaaccccttccagtattcttgcctggaaaatccctggggcagaggagcctggcgggctacggtctatGGGCCGTAAGgagccaggcatgactgagcacgcataggAAAAGGACCGTGTGAGCCACGCTGAATTCATTTTGTCAGCGCCTGCCGTCCAGCCCCACCCGCGCGTCCATGTGACCGAGCTTTAGCCTCCTCACAAGGGATGCACCCAAGTAAGGTAAGTTCCCTATTGACTTTTAGTCTTGCGTTCATCTGATATGAAAATTGAAAGCATGCCTTTTGCTGACGCAGATGGTTAATGACTGTGGAAATGCACGGAAAAACTCCTGATCCTGGTGAGGCAGATATGTTTCTCACTAGCAGTCGATTCTGCTTTTAGCTTTGGCCCCTTTAAATTCCTCTGTACCCCCTTTTGGTGAAGTGCCGTGCAGCTGCAAATGCCTCTGGATCATCGTCCACCCGATCCTGCCTGTCTGTAAGTCACCAACAGTAAATTCCGTAATTGCACTCTGTGTAGCTGTCTGCTTTGATTTTTGGTCTCAAAGTTCCTTCTCAGCTCAGAGGTTATTAGGCAATATCTCTGCCTCCCAACAAGAGCTCATAGGTGGGCAGACAAATGCCTGCTGCAGTTTGCTTACTGAGGGAAAAGGGGTGAACACATTTTGGTAGACAACTAGCAGTTTCCAGAATCAAGTGACCTATGtacttatttacattttcttatttgaaatatagaccaagggaactccctggtggtccagtggttaggatggaggacttccactgctggggtccaggttggatccctggttggggaactaagaacccacatgctgtgaagtgaagccaaaaaaaaaaggaaaaaaaaaaaagaaagaaagaaatgtggacCAAGCCTCCTGCTCCACCAGCCGAGTGGATCCTCCTCTACGGCTGCATACTCTTTGTATCCCTGCAGTTGTGCTGGAATTCCCACTTCGTTTCTTCAGGCTTTTCAGACTTTGGTTAGTCTCTTACTTCTCAGTTTTCACATTCCAAGCCCCTGGCAGCTGATTTCTAAGCCGCGTTTGTCAAAATGCTGACTTGGACTGTGGGGGGCtacgactctctctctctctctctctcgacaGAGTCTTCTTATTTAATCTATACGCTTGTTCCCTTTGTGACTTCATCTTCATGGGCCCAAATAAAATTATTGGCTGACCGTAGGCaagataaaagcattttaaaaagtcaattttatgtatttatttttggttgtctcattgtagtggcttctcttgttgctgagcacgggctctTGAGCGCttgagcttcagcagttgtggcagagggctcagtagttgcaggtcCTGGCTCTCGAGCACcagatctttagctgtggctcgcaggcttagttgctccacggcacgtgggatcttcccagatcagggacgaACTCacgcttcctgcattggcaggcagattctttaccactgagccaccagggaagctccaagataaaagcattttaaacccctctggcagaaactgaagatgagTCTCTTTGCCCAGAAGCATAAACGCCTTGACACCCTGAGAGATTCTATGTAAGGCCGTCCAGCAACACCCCTCCCCCAGGACAGTCCAAGGGCACTGTCATTTACCCAGCAGACGCCCAGTGACTGGGGGGTGCCTCAGGGTCTGCGTGCTCTCATGGAAgtggagttttcattttcttttatatcaggccttttattattattttattttttttttaattttaaaatctttaattcttacatgcgttcccaaacatgaccccccctcccacctccctccccacaacatctctctgagtcatccccatgcaccagccccaagcatgctgcaccctacgtcagacatcaggtcttttaaaaaaaataattgtatttacttgtttgttttattgttttgctgtgctgggtctttgctgcatcTGGCTGCTCTCCAGTTGAGGTGCACGGGCTTTTCACGGCAGTCgcttttttgtttgttcgttttggagcacaggctctcgggggCGTGGACTTTTAATAGGTGGGCTCTAAAAGCAGAAGCTCAGTAGTGTGGTGCACGGACTTAGCTGCTCCATGACACGTGGGgtatcttcccagctcagggactgaacccgtgtcttctgcattgacaggcaaattctttaccactgagccaccagggagtccccgggtttgtttttaatttcctcttttgtttcttcagggACCCATAGGTTTTCTGGTAGCACGTGATTCAGCCTCCGGTGACTGGTGGGTGGCACGGCGTCCTGGCAGTAATAAGCTAgagaagcgaagtgaagtgaagtcgctcagtcgtgtccgactctgcagccccgtggactgtagcccaccaggcttctccgtccatgggattctccaggcaagagtactggagtgggttaccatttccttctccaggggatcttccccacccggggatcgaacccatgtctcccacattggaagcagacgctttaacctctgagccaccagggaagcccaataagctAGAGGAGGATTCCCAAACGGCGCGAGCCAGCCTCACGGTTGTCAGCACCAGGTTGGGTGAGTGCCCCCCACGTGGTTGCTGCAAATGTCTATGTGGCCACGGTGAGACCCCGTTGCCTCCTGCCTTCTCAGAGACTCTCCAAGACTCTCCGAGATTCTCTGAGACTCTCCGAGACTCTCCGAGACAGCCGATGGGTCTCGCCAGACTCCTTTCAGATGACTGCTTCCGCCTTACGTTTGGAGCTGTGCGGTTTTCTGTGCATCCTTTAAGGGTGGTGTCTCTGTTTCCCGTTGCCTTCTGGCTCTCCTGAAAGTGAGTCCTGCTGGACTTCAAAGCCAAGTGTTCTGGAGGCTTATCTTCTTTGCGCAGGACTCCTgaggctggggagcctgatgtaGGGCTTGGACCCCTCTCTCCCTGGGGAGAATTTCTGCAGTTGTGATTAGCTCCTGTTTGTGGGCCGCCTACCTGAGGGTATGGGTCTTGGTTATACCTTGTCTCTGCCCTTCCTAATTGTTTTGTTGCAgttctttttctggaactttaaTTGCAAAAGctcttttctgctagtcttcaagACTTTCTCATCAACAGTTGCTCTTTCTCATCAATAGCTGTAATTTTGGTGTGCCCGTGGAACCAGGTGAGCTCAGAACCTTCCTACCTTGCCTTTTGGCCACTGCCTATTCCCTTCTTGCTtcctgtgtggctcagctggtaaagaatctgcccgcattccgggagacctgggtttgatccctgggtcaggaagatcccctggagaagggaaaggctacccactctgccagggtccagccccagtggatccagggtaattcaaaggggagacgGCGTCGGtgaggagagatttatttatttagagatataaagagagattaggaaagaatagtgtagtggagaaaatagaggagaagggACTTGCACCGTCTATGTAGGTCgcaggcgcccgcttgaatactggagggtgccccgccttgggctccctctcgcgtgggtcttagaag encodes the following:
- the OR6Q1 gene encoding olfactory receptor 6Q1, whose protein sequence is MQPGTPNQTHRTEFVLLGFAEAHETRLFLFALFLTMYLLTLLENLAIIVVVGLDHRLHRPMYFFLTHLSCLEIGYTSVTAPKMLAGLLGVAGGQRISYTGCLSQLFVFTFLGATECFLLAAMAYDRYVAICLPLRYGALVSWGTCVRLAAACWLGGFLTPVLPVYLTSRLTFCGPNVIDHFFCDASPLLALACSDVAPKETADLLVSLAVLLASSAVIAASYSRIVWTLLWIHAAAERRKAFSTCAAHLAVVSLFYGTLFFMYVRTGAASSISFNKVVSIFYSIVTPMLNPLIYSLRNQEVKGALGRAFSCRSWKGQ